Proteins encoded together in one Pontiella desulfatans window:
- the deoC gene encoding deoxyribose-phosphate aldolase, whose product MSLSAKEIARMIDLSCVRADSSLDEIREMAETAKRYGCICVFALPAHTPLLIDLVADRDDILVGGTVGFPDGGATTAGKVAEAIELREMGCNELDMVINIPWLKAGAFDRVAADISAVVDAADGLPVKVIMECHHLTDGELVKGCQIAADCGVRFVKTGTGWAETGATLANTALMKKTVGDRCQVKAAGGVRDLATLLEMVELGVTRFGIGVRTAVSILNELEAGVPSEGNRGAY is encoded by the coding sequence ATGAGCTTATCAGCAAAAGAAATTGCCCGGATGATCGATCTGAGCTGCGTGCGTGCCGACAGCTCGCTGGATGAAATCCGCGAGATGGCCGAAACCGCCAAAAGGTATGGCTGCATTTGCGTGTTTGCGCTTCCGGCGCACACGCCGCTGCTGATCGACCTCGTGGCCGACCGCGACGACATCCTCGTTGGCGGCACCGTCGGTTTCCCGGACGGTGGCGCAACAACCGCCGGAAAGGTGGCCGAAGCCATCGAGCTGCGCGAAATGGGCTGCAACGAGTTGGACATGGTCATCAACATCCCGTGGCTCAAGGCGGGCGCGTTCGACCGCGTGGCGGCGGATATCTCCGCCGTGGTGGATGCGGCGGACGGGTTGCCGGTCAAGGTGATCATGGAATGCCACCACCTGACGGACGGGGAACTGGTGAAGGGGTGTCAGATTGCCGCGGACTGCGGCGTTCGTTTTGTGAAAACGGGCACGGGCTGGGCGGAAACCGGCGCCACGCTGGCCAACACGGCGCTGATGAAAAAGACGGTTGGCGACCGTTGCCAGGTGAAGGCCGCCGGCGGTGTGCGGGATCTCGCAACCCTCCTGGAAATGGTCGAGCTCGGCGTAACCCGTTTCGGGATCGGGGTGCGCACGGCGGTCTCGATTCTAAATGAGCTGGAAGCCGGTGTTCCCAGTGAAGGCAACAGGGGAGCGTATTGA
- a CDS encoding SDR family oxidoreductase — MGIKLFDLTGKNAFITGGAQGIGKAIALAYADFGANVAIVDLDMEKAEQTCSELREKGVKALAVKTDVTNPGQVDDMVRTVVGEFGGLDIAVNNAGIANLNNAEDISYEDWLQVIDVNLNGVFLTARAAGKVMLQQKSGSIISTASMSSSIINVPQKIANYCASKAGVKHLTKALAVEWAPHNVRVNCISPGYIGTELVASMTDYLPGWTEKTPMGRIGSPEDLIGAYVYLASDASQWTTGSDLVVDGGYTCL; from the coding sequence ATGGGCATCAAGCTGTTTGATCTGACGGGCAAGAATGCATTCATCACAGGCGGAGCGCAGGGGATCGGCAAAGCCATTGCCTTGGCGTATGCGGATTTCGGCGCCAACGTCGCGATTGTCGACCTGGATATGGAGAAGGCGGAGCAGACCTGCTCCGAGCTCCGGGAAAAAGGCGTGAAGGCGCTGGCCGTGAAAACGGATGTCACCAATCCGGGGCAGGTCGACGACATGGTCCGGACGGTCGTCGGCGAATTCGGCGGTTTGGATATTGCGGTCAACAATGCCGGCATTGCCAACCTCAACAACGCCGAGGATATTTCCTATGAAGACTGGCTCCAGGTGATCGATGTGAATCTCAACGGGGTTTTCCTGACGGCCCGCGCGGCGGGCAAGGTGATGCTCCAGCAGAAAAGCGGCTCCATCATCAGCACCGCCTCCATGTCCTCGTCCATCATCAACGTGCCCCAGAAGATCGCCAACTACTGCGCCTCCAAGGCGGGGGTGAAGCACCTGACCAAGGCGCTGGCCGTGGAGTGGGCGCCCCACAATGTCCGCGTGAACTGCATCAGCCCCGGTTATATCGGTACGGAACTGGTGGCGTCGATGACCGACTATCTGCCGGGCTGGACGGAGAAAACCCCGATGGGCCGGATTGGAAGCCCCGAGGATTTGATCGGTGCCTATGTCTATCTGGCCAGCGATGCGTCGCAATGGACAACCGGCTCGGACCTGGTTGTGGATGGCGGCTATACCTGCTTGTAG
- a CDS encoding xylulokinase, with protein MDQYIIAYDFGTGGTKASLYDAAGECLASGFESYETLYPQDGWHEQRPADWWQSVVESTRKLFEAYPLEKAAVAAIGVSGHSLGLVPLDADGTLLRDQVPIWSDSRPNSQVPEFFGHVSEEEWYMLTGNGFPPALYTVFKIMWLRDNEPETFAKIHTVIGTKDYINFKMTGVVATDYSYASGSGVYDLKGWRYSARLIAASGLSPELFPKIVPSTEVLGTLTAAAAAELGLPESVKVVAGGVDNSCMALGAMAFREGACYNAMGSSSWIAVSSAEPVLDPATRPYVFTHVVPGMFASATAIFSAGSSLRWLKETLCPEMDYDALIAEAQTAPPGANGVVFVPHLAGGSSLDESPAVRGGFLNLSLGTTRADLVRAVLEGICFGLKRALDALESVTSVGEEMLAVGGGSRNDDWMQLYADIYGKTMVRTNIDQQAAALGAAALAAVGSGLWADFSPLDAVHEVTDRKAPSTTGEYNGCYARFLEANQLACGFSQGISG; from the coding sequence ATGGATCAGTATATCATCGCATATGATTTTGGGACGGGCGGCACGAAGGCCTCGCTCTACGATGCGGCGGGCGAATGCCTGGCCAGCGGTTTTGAATCGTATGAAACGCTATATCCGCAGGACGGCTGGCACGAGCAGCGTCCGGCGGATTGGTGGCAGTCGGTGGTGGAGAGCACACGGAAACTGTTCGAGGCCTATCCGTTGGAGAAGGCCGCGGTTGCGGCGATCGGCGTTTCCGGGCACAGTTTGGGGCTGGTGCCGCTGGATGCGGACGGAACCCTGCTGCGCGACCAGGTTCCGATCTGGTCGGATTCGCGCCCAAATTCCCAGGTGCCGGAATTTTTCGGGCATGTATCCGAGGAGGAGTGGTACATGCTCACGGGCAACGGCTTTCCGCCGGCGCTCTATACGGTTTTCAAAATCATGTGGCTACGCGACAACGAGCCGGAAACCTTCGCCAAAATCCACACGGTGATCGGCACCAAGGACTACATCAACTTCAAGATGACCGGCGTGGTGGCAACGGACTATTCGTATGCCTCCGGCAGCGGCGTCTACGACCTGAAGGGCTGGCGCTATTCCGCCAGGCTGATTGCCGCGAGCGGACTCTCGCCGGAACTGTTCCCGAAGATTGTTCCATCCACGGAGGTGCTGGGCACGCTGACCGCCGCAGCGGCGGCGGAGCTCGGCTTGCCGGAGTCGGTGAAGGTGGTGGCGGGCGGCGTCGACAACTCCTGCATGGCGCTCGGTGCCATGGCCTTCCGGGAAGGGGCCTGCTACAACGCGATGGGTTCGTCGAGCTGGATCGCGGTTTCTTCCGCCGAACCGGTGCTGGATCCGGCAACGCGCCCGTATGTTTTCACCCATGTGGTGCCGGGCATGTTTGCTTCGGCAACCGCCATTTTTTCCGCCGGTTCCTCGCTCCGCTGGCTCAAGGAAACCCTCTGCCCGGAGATGGATTACGATGCGCTGATCGCCGAGGCGCAAACCGCGCCGCCCGGCGCGAACGGCGTGGTTTTCGTGCCGCATCTGGCGGGCGGATCGTCGCTCGACGAATCGCCGGCGGTGCGCGGCGGTTTCTTGAACCTCTCGCTGGGCACGACGCGCGCGGACCTGGTTCGCGCGGTGCTCGAAGGCATCTGCTTCGGCTTGAAACGGGCGCTGGATGCGCTGGAATCGGTGACCTCCGTCGGAGAGGAAATGCTAGCGGTTGGCGGCGGGAGCCGCAACGACGACTGGATGCAGCTGTATGCCGACATCTACGGCAAAACCATGGTCCGGACCAATATCGACCAGCAGGCGGCGGCGCTGGGCGCCGCGGCGCTGGCGGCGGTCGGATCCGGGCTGTGGGCCGATTTTTCGCCGCTGGATGCCGTTCATGAGGTGACAGACCGGAAAGCCCCTTCGACAACGGGGGAATACAACGGTTGCTATGCTCGTTTTCTGGAGGCAAACCAGCTAGCGTGTGGGTTTTCGCAGGGAATTTCCGGATGA
- a CDS encoding HzsA-related protein: MKTRMIALGVLVVALGASAAKKRPEIPVPEMKADRAAVCAAIEDLMATFGQAYPDGRNYLKQLERADEAQLEAIQREALLANPLVREAQLLYVVRRQYKADHHNTATLFQKGEINEAKFDPPGKIKVLNLKTGTTATLVDAGATGIARDPELSHDGRKVIFSMRKSKDDDYHIYETNIDGSGLRQLTSLAGVSDIDPVYLPDGKIIFSSSREPKFCMCNRHIMANLYRMDGDGANIHQIGKSTLFEGHSTVMADGRILYDRWEYVDRNFGDAQGLWVVNPDGTMHAIFYGNNTPSPGGVIDARQIPGTQNVISIFGSCHDRPWGALAILDRNKGVDGAAAVEHIWPASARELIGVGNFDTFKKVRPRYEDPFPLAEPETLAGAGKYFLCARTIQGNDERTGIYLIDTFGNEVLVHEEADGFGCYDPMPIRPRKSENAKPDQRDFENRNGTFYVQDVYEGTHMEGVERGEVKWLRVVTTPEKRSWTQQRWGGQGTQAPAMNWHSFESKGILGTVPVEADGSAYFEVPSDTFVYFQLLDKDGKMIQSMRSGTMIQSGEMQGCVGCHEDRVETPPASALGLQALKRPASPMGKGYAAGRMFNYLADAQPVFDKHCVKCHDYGKKGAEAVILAGDKGLAFNASYTDLHRKKLVAVAGGGQAEIYPAKAWGTYASKLSKTLNGHGKAKLSDAEKLSLYTWMDLNGIYYPTYDCAYPDHPTGRSPITVKQLNRLAELCGLDVKALTSHRNHPGTMVSFDRPEISPCLSALEKGSDEYKEALAIIEEGENALRQTPRADMPGFVASENDRHRTERYEQYRSVEAAYREALRKDRKLYDADVQRLIEN; encoded by the coding sequence GTGAAAACACGGATGATTGCATTAGGTGTGCTGGTGGTTGCGCTGGGCGCGTCGGCCGCGAAGAAGAGGCCCGAAATCCCGGTGCCGGAAATGAAGGCGGACCGCGCGGCGGTTTGCGCGGCCATCGAGGATCTAATGGCCACCTTTGGCCAAGCCTATCCGGACGGGCGAAACTATCTCAAGCAACTGGAGCGTGCGGACGAAGCGCAGTTGGAGGCGATCCAGCGCGAGGCGCTGCTGGCCAATCCGCTGGTGCGGGAGGCGCAGCTGTTGTATGTGGTGCGCAGGCAATACAAAGCGGACCATCACAATACGGCGACCCTTTTCCAGAAGGGGGAGATCAACGAGGCCAAGTTCGACCCGCCCGGTAAAATCAAGGTGCTGAACCTGAAAACCGGAACGACGGCCACGCTGGTGGATGCCGGGGCCACCGGGATTGCCCGCGATCCGGAACTTTCCCACGACGGCCGGAAAGTCATCTTCTCCATGCGCAAAAGCAAGGACGACGACTACCACATCTACGAAACCAACATCGATGGTTCCGGCCTGAGGCAGCTGACCTCGCTGGCGGGGGTTTCGGATATCGATCCGGTCTACCTGCCCGACGGGAAGATTATCTTCAGCTCCTCCCGCGAGCCCAAGTTCTGCATGTGCAACCGGCACATCATGGCCAACCTCTACCGCATGGACGGCGACGGCGCCAATATCCACCAGATCGGAAAAAGCACCCTGTTCGAGGGGCACAGCACCGTGATGGCCGACGGCCGCATCCTCTACGACCGCTGGGAATACGTCGACCGCAACTTTGGCGATGCGCAGGGGCTGTGGGTGGTCAATCCCGACGGGACGATGCACGCGATCTTCTACGGCAACAACACGCCATCGCCGGGCGGCGTGATTGATGCACGCCAGATTCCGGGCACCCAGAATGTGATTTCCATCTTCGGTTCCTGCCACGACCGCCCGTGGGGGGCGCTGGCCATCCTCGACCGCAACAAAGGCGTGGACGGCGCGGCGGCGGTGGAGCACATCTGGCCGGCCTCCGCCCGCGAGCTGATCGGCGTAGGAAACTTCGACACCTTCAAGAAGGTGCGCCCCCGCTACGAAGACCCCTTCCCGCTGGCGGAGCCGGAGACGTTGGCCGGGGCCGGGAAATATTTCCTCTGCGCGCGCACCATCCAGGGCAACGACGAGCGAACCGGCATCTACCTGATCGACACCTTCGGCAACGAAGTGCTGGTCCATGAGGAGGCGGACGGGTTTGGTTGCTACGACCCCATGCCGATACGCCCCCGGAAAAGCGAAAATGCAAAGCCCGACCAACGCGATTTTGAAAACAGGAACGGAACCTTCTATGTGCAGGATGTCTATGAAGGCACGCATATGGAAGGGGTTGAACGCGGCGAGGTGAAATGGCTCCGGGTCGTTACGACCCCGGAAAAACGGTCGTGGACCCAGCAACGGTGGGGCGGGCAGGGCACCCAGGCCCCCGCCATGAACTGGCATAGCTTCGAGAGCAAGGGCATTCTTGGAACCGTGCCGGTGGAAGCGGATGGGTCGGCCTATTTCGAGGTGCCCTCCGACACGTTCGTCTATTTCCAATTGCTGGATAAGGATGGAAAAATGATCCAGTCGATGCGGTCGGGCACGATGATCCAATCGGGCGAAATGCAGGGGTGCGTCGGTTGCCATGAAGACCGCGTGGAAACCCCGCCCGCCTCCGCCCTCGGGTTGCAGGCGCTCAAGCGCCCGGCCTCCCCCATGGGCAAAGGCTACGCCGCCGGACGCATGTTCAATTATCTGGCCGATGCGCAGCCCGTCTTCGACAAGCATTGCGTCAAATGCCACGACTACGGCAAAAAAGGCGCCGAGGCCGTCATTCTGGCGGGCGACAAGGGGCTGGCCTTCAATGCCTCCTACACCGACCTGCATCGCAAGAAGCTGGTTGCGGTGGCGGGCGGCGGGCAGGCCGAAATTTATCCGGCCAAGGCCTGGGGGACGTATGCCAGCAAGTTGAGCAAGACCCTCAACGGGCACGGCAAGGCAAAGCTGTCCGATGCCGAAAAGCTGAGCCTCTACACCTGGATGGACCTGAATGGAATCTACTATCCCACCTACGACTGCGCCTATCCGGATCATCCGACCGGCCGCAGCCCGATCACGGTCAAGCAGCTCAACCGCCTGGCCGAGCTTTGCGGGCTGGATGTCAAGGCGCTAACGAGCCACCGCAACCATCCGGGCACCATGGTCAGCTTCGACCGGCCGGAAATCAGCCCCTGCCTATCGGCGCTCGAAAAAGGATCGGACGAATACAAGGAGGCGCTGGCGATTATCGAAGAGGGGGAAAACGCGCTCAGGCAGACCCCGCGCGCGGATATGCCCGGCTTTGTGGCCTCGGAAAACGACCGGCACCGGACGGAGCGCTATGAACAGTATCGCTCCGTCGAGGCCGCCTACCGCGAAGCCCTGCGCAAAGACCGCAAGCTTTATGACGCCGATGTGCAACGCCTGATCGAAAACTGA
- a CDS encoding beta-propeller domain-containing protein — MNRKWLAGVLAAVAAAAFGGVDWKSDPVQSGKGHRFAVADYSGHKVCIVGTDGKVEWEYPTGTVNDIWMLPNGNLLFNTGTGVQEVTPEKEVVFEYKSKGEVYACQRLPNGNTFIGECSDGNLIEVDPSGKIVKKIELLAHLPEPAAGKGKKKPKGKGGHAFMRNARKLPNGNYLVALYGGKKVVEYDPDGTVLREIPASGCPHSAVRLPNGNTLIACGDKDTKNKVMEVDPAGKVVWKLDQDELPGITLYFATGLQRLPNGNTVLTNWLGHGKARKSAHIIEVTPEKQVVWTYQDFDALVTASSIQLLDVPGDAVQGEIWH; from the coding sequence ATGAATAGGAAATGGTTGGCAGGGGTTCTGGCGGCAGTTGCCGCGGCGGCGTTCGGCGGGGTGGACTGGAAAAGCGATCCGGTGCAGTCGGGCAAAGGGCATCGCTTTGCCGTGGCGGACTATTCGGGGCACAAGGTGTGCATTGTCGGAACCGACGGCAAGGTGGAGTGGGAATACCCGACCGGCACCGTCAACGATATCTGGATGCTGCCCAATGGAAACCTGCTCTTCAATACCGGCACCGGCGTCCAGGAAGTGACTCCCGAAAAAGAGGTCGTTTTTGAATACAAGTCGAAGGGCGAGGTGTATGCCTGCCAGCGCCTGCCGAACGGCAACACCTTCATCGGGGAATGTTCGGACGGCAACCTGATCGAGGTCGATCCCTCGGGAAAGATCGTCAAGAAGATCGAGCTGCTGGCCCATCTGCCGGAACCGGCCGCGGGGAAAGGCAAAAAGAAGCCCAAAGGCAAAGGTGGGCATGCGTTCATGCGCAATGCCCGCAAGCTGCCCAACGGAAACTATCTGGTGGCGCTCTATGGCGGGAAAAAGGTGGTGGAATACGACCCCGACGGCACGGTGCTGCGCGAGATCCCCGCATCGGGATGCCCGCACAGCGCGGTCCGCCTGCCCAATGGAAACACGTTGATTGCCTGCGGCGACAAGGATACGAAAAACAAGGTGATGGAGGTGGATCCGGCGGGTAAGGTTGTTTGGAAGCTCGACCAGGATGAGTTGCCCGGCATTACCCTCTATTTCGCGACCGGCCTGCAACGGCTGCCCAACGGCAACACGGTGCTGACCAACTGGCTCGGGCACGGCAAGGCGCGCAAGTCGGCGCACATCATCGAGGTGACGCCCGAAAAGCAAGTGGTCTGGACGTATCAGGATTTTGATGCGCTGGTTACGGCCTCGAGCATCCAGCTGCTGGATGTTCCCGGCGATGCAGTCCAAGGCGAAATCTGGCATTAA
- a CDS encoding sulfatase family protein, with the protein MKRKMNGLAVGWILGLAASVQAADLPNVIVIYTDDQGYGDVGALNPEAKFQTPNMDRLANEGIAFTRGHSPDSVCTPSRYGLLTGRYPWRTTRKRSVMGAEGECLIADGRMTLANLFKERGYHTAMVGKWHLGMDFPGTPDDRDWSQPVQDMPLDKGFDYFYGIPASLNYGILAWFEGRYAKVPPTVYSNKKKNPRHMDYRIMPPYETSPGKSKDPTRTVKTNFEIAPDFIDNQCLTRFTDKAIEWMGGKAADAKGGKPFFLYLPYTSPHYPVCPLPEFHGKGQAGAYGEFVIETDHHVGRILAFLETAGLDENTLIVFTSDNGPEKSWKGRLEEFGHDSRGALKEGKRSVYEGGHRVPFLVRWPAGIAAPGRRWNKAVGQVDLMATFAELIGAELPATAGEDSQSFATVLLDPGADYDRLPLITHGNGGEYRYAITEGDWKLVLSNGKKDVELYDLSTDRAEAKNIAAAHPETVQLLTQKINGIIARGRTTPGAAQPNDTDYWEDLHWMTPAQFNPTGK; encoded by the coding sequence ATGAAACGAAAAATGAACGGGTTGGCCGTTGGATGGATTCTCGGCCTGGCCGCATCGGTTCAGGCGGCGGACTTGCCGAATGTGATCGTGATCTATACCGACGACCAGGGATACGGCGACGTTGGCGCGCTTAATCCGGAGGCAAAATTCCAGACGCCGAACATGGATCGTCTGGCGAACGAAGGGATTGCGTTCACGCGCGGCCACAGCCCGGATTCGGTCTGCACCCCCTCGCGCTACGGCCTGTTGACCGGCCGCTATCCGTGGCGCACCACCCGCAAGCGCAGCGTGATGGGCGCGGAAGGGGAGTGCCTGATTGCCGATGGCCGGATGACGCTGGCCAACCTGTTCAAGGAGCGTGGCTACCACACCGCGATGGTGGGAAAGTGGCACCTGGGGATGGATTTTCCGGGGACGCCGGATGACCGCGACTGGTCGCAACCGGTTCAGGATATGCCGTTGGACAAGGGGTTCGATTATTTCTACGGCATTCCCGCATCGTTGAACTATGGCATTCTGGCCTGGTTCGAAGGGCGCTATGCCAAGGTGCCGCCCACGGTCTATTCCAACAAAAAGAAAAATCCCCGGCATATGGATTACCGCATCATGCCGCCCTACGAGACCAGCCCCGGCAAATCCAAGGATCCAACGCGCACGGTTAAAACGAATTTTGAGATCGCGCCGGACTTCATCGATAACCAGTGCCTGACGCGCTTCACCGACAAGGCCATCGAGTGGATGGGCGGCAAGGCCGCCGATGCGAAGGGCGGCAAGCCGTTCTTCCTCTATCTGCCCTACACCTCGCCGCACTATCCGGTCTGCCCGCTGCCCGAATTCCACGGCAAAGGCCAGGCGGGGGCATATGGCGAGTTTGTGATCGAAACGGATCATCATGTGGGGCGCATCCTCGCGTTCCTCGAAACGGCTGGGCTCGACGAAAACACCCTGATTGTTTTCACCAGCGACAACGGCCCCGAAAAATCGTGGAAGGGGCGGCTCGAGGAGTTTGGCCACGACAGCCGGGGCGCATTGAAGGAAGGGAAGCGGTCGGTCTACGAAGGCGGCCATCGCGTGCCGTTCCTGGTGCGCTGGCCCGCAGGGATTGCCGCGCCGGGAAGGCGGTGGAACAAGGCCGTGGGGCAGGTGGACCTGATGGCGACGTTTGCCGAGCTGATTGGTGCGGAACTTCCGGCGACTGCCGGGGAGGACAGCCAAAGCTTCGCTACGGTGCTGCTCGATCCCGGTGCGGATTACGATCGTCTGCCGCTGATTACGCACGGCAACGGGGGGGAGTATCGCTATGCCATCACCGAGGGCGACTGGAAGCTGGTTCTTTCCAATGGGAAAAAGGATGTGGAACTCTACGACCTTTCAACGGACCGGGCGGAGGCGAAAAACATCGCCGCCGCACATCCGGAAACCGTCCAGCTCTTGACTCAAAAAATCAATGGAATCATTGCCCGCGGGCGCACCACCCCCGGTGCGGCGCAGCCGAACGACACGGACTATTGGGAAGACCTGCACTGGATGACGCCGGCGCAGTTCAACCCGACCGGAAAGTAA
- a CDS encoding sulfatase family protein, producing the protein MNISKRCVLVVGLATGLATFAGQQPNIVLIFADDLGYGDLGCYGATKVQTPNIDQLAAQGRRFTDAHSASAVCTPSRYGLLTGEYPSRKKIWGPCSPTSKLLIDVEKMTIASLLKQKGYETSCFGKWHLGFGLGNVDWSKPLRPGPLDLGFDYYFGVPVVNSCSPYVFVENDRVVGLVPDDPLVYLGRKSKEAPTPITPLPPEAGQRSSNFFGGGAEAHGRYNDYAIGTTLARKATGWIRERKDKPFFVYLATTNIHHPFTPAPRFQGTSQCGLYGDFIHELDWMVGEVVKALEEQGVAENTLILFTSDNGGMFNHGGQAAFADGHRQNGDLLGFKFGAWEGGHRVPFIAKWPGRIEPGTTSDQLICNVDMLATFAALTEQTVEKEQLADSVNVLPALLEEPAAPLRDTLLLSPHRPSHLAVRKGKWMYIPTQGEGGFRGGPGSHGAGGAVCASFVGSVNSDIENGRIKKDAPPAQLYDLDADVRQTTNLYNQYPEVVQQMKELLAGYAPPKPAPAKKKTASMAGAAPKIAASPSDKNASFDFESGVLEPWNVVEGHFGHPIGNRAEFFRNGEAYNKQGEYYLTTLEPAADADRGMDAQTGVVVSPLFIPKGGKMTFRIGGGKGAMTYAALCAEDGKEVERAQGVNSQTMQKASWNLEPYTGKKMYIKIADKSTDGWGHVVVDDFRFDAEVLAQYPEYTKE; encoded by the coding sequence ATGAATATTTCGAAGCGTTGTGTTTTGGTGGTTGGGTTGGCAACGGGGCTAGCTACTTTCGCTGGGCAACAACCCAACATTGTTCTGATCTTTGCCGACGACCTTGGCTATGGCGATCTGGGGTGCTACGGCGCGACCAAGGTGCAGACGCCGAACATCGATCAGCTTGCCGCGCAGGGTCGCCGGTTCACCGATGCCCATTCGGCATCGGCGGTTTGCACGCCCTCGCGCTATGGGCTGCTTACGGGGGAATACCCATCCCGCAAGAAGATCTGGGGGCCGTGCAGCCCGACCAGCAAGCTGCTGATCGATGTCGAAAAGATGACGATCGCCAGTCTCCTGAAACAGAAGGGGTATGAGACCTCCTGCTTCGGCAAATGGCACCTCGGGTTCGGGCTGGGCAATGTTGACTGGAGCAAGCCGTTGCGCCCCGGTCCGCTGGATCTGGGCTTCGACTACTATTTTGGTGTTCCGGTTGTAAACAGCTGCAGTCCCTATGTGTTTGTGGAGAACGATCGTGTTGTCGGTCTGGTTCCGGACGACCCGCTCGTTTATCTGGGAAGAAAATCCAAGGAAGCCCCGACACCCATAACCCCCTTGCCGCCTGAGGCCGGCCAGAGAAGCTCCAACTTTTTTGGCGGCGGGGCGGAGGCGCATGGACGCTACAACGACTATGCCATCGGGACGACCCTGGCCCGGAAGGCGACCGGTTGGATCAGGGAACGCAAGGACAAACCGTTCTTCGTCTACCTGGCGACCACGAACATCCACCACCCGTTCACGCCGGCGCCCCGTTTCCAGGGCACCAGCCAGTGCGGGCTTTATGGCGACTTCATCCACGAGCTGGACTGGATGGTCGGCGAGGTCGTGAAGGCGTTGGAAGAGCAAGGCGTTGCGGAGAATACGCTGATTCTTTTCACCAGCGACAACGGCGGCATGTTCAACCATGGCGGCCAGGCCGCCTTCGCGGACGGCCATCGTCAAAACGGCGATCTGCTCGGGTTCAAGTTTGGTGCATGGGAAGGCGGGCACCGGGTTCCGTTCATTGCCAAATGGCCGGGCCGGATCGAGCCGGGCACCACGTCGGATCAATTGATCTGCAATGTGGATATGCTGGCGACCTTCGCCGCGCTCACGGAGCAGACGGTGGAAAAGGAACAGCTTGCGGACAGTGTGAATGTCCTGCCCGCGCTACTGGAAGAACCGGCAGCCCCGCTGCGCGATACGCTTCTGCTTTCCCCCCATAGGCCCTCCCATCTTGCTGTTCGCAAAGGGAAGTGGATGTATATCCCGACGCAAGGCGAGGGCGGGTTCCGGGGCGGTCCCGGTTCGCATGGCGCCGGAGGGGCGGTGTGTGCTTCCTTTGTCGGAAGTGTGAACAGCGATATCGAAAACGGGCGGATCAAGAAAGATGCGCCACCCGCCCAGCTCTACGATCTGGACGCGGACGTGCGCCAAACCACCAACCTCTACAACCAATATCCCGAAGTGGTGCAGCAGATGAAGGAGTTGCTTGCCGGCTACGCTCCCCCCAAGCCGGCTCCGGCCAAAAAGAAAACGGCTTCAATGGCAGGCGCCGCACCCAAAATCGCTGCATCGCCGAGTGATAAAAACGCATCGTTCGATTTTGAATCGGGCGTGTTGGAACCCTGGAACGTGGTTGAAGGCCATTTTGGGCATCCCATTGGCAACCGTGCCGAATTTTTTCGGAACGGCGAGGCATACAACAAGCAGGGCGAGTATTACCTGACCACGCTTGAACCTGCGGCAGATGCGGACAGGGGAATGGATGCGCAGACCGGCGTCGTGGTCTCGCCGTTGTTTATTCCCAAGGGCGGAAAAATGACGTTCCGGATTGGCGGCGGAAAAGGCGCTATGACCTATGCCGCCCTATGCGCCGAGGATGGAAAAGAGGTCGAACGGGCGCAAGGCGTGAATAGCCAGACCATGCAAAAGGCGAGTTGGAACCTGGAGCCTTATACCGGCAAGAAGATGTATATCAAGATCGCAGATAAATCCACGGACGGCTGGGGCCATGTTGTCGTCGATGATTTTAGGTTCGACGCCGAAGTGCTGGCGCAGTATCCGGAATACACCAAGGAATAG
- a CDS encoding IclR family transcriptional regulator — translation MNERYHVPALKRALEVVEHLAGCGRDGASLSELTDRLGYPKNSIFRITTTLLDMGYISRSAESQRFRLTKKFLSYGLRAVTDENIVEQSVDVMRDLRDATESSVFLGVLHNGGGMVLEQMPGGFPFKLTIDPGARFKLYCSAPGKAILAFLPEEEAAVRMKKIQFKQFTPNTITTRKAFREELDRVRAQGYALDHAEEFDGIHCVGAPIFDYTNHPVAAMWISGASVVIPGEKFGECGPLVKTAALRISERLGYLKE, via the coding sequence ATGAATGAACGATATCACGTGCCGGCCTTGAAAAGGGCCTTGGAGGTTGTGGAGCATCTGGCCGGATGCGGGCGCGACGGGGCTTCGCTCTCTGAGCTGACGGATCGGCTCGGCTATCCGAAAAACTCGATTTTCCGCATCACCACGACGTTGCTGGACATGGGCTACATTTCCCGTAGTGCCGAATCGCAGCGGTTCCGGCTGACCAAGAAATTCCTCTCCTACGGTCTCCGGGCCGTCACCGATGAAAACATCGTGGAGCAGTCGGTCGATGTCATGCGCGACCTGCGGGACGCCACGGAATCCTCCGTGTTCCTTGGGGTGCTGCACAATGGCGGCGGCATGGTGCTGGAGCAGATGCCGGGCGGTTTCCCGTTCAAACTGACGATCGATCCCGGGGCGCGTTTCAAGCTGTATTGCAGCGCCCCTGGCAAAGCCATCCTGGCCTTCCTCCCGGAAGAGGAGGCCGCCGTGCGCATGAAGAAAATCCAGTTCAAGCAGTTCACGCCGAACACGATCACCACGCGCAAGGCGTTCCGCGAGGAGCTGGACCGGGTGAGGGCGCAGGGCTATGCGCTCGACCATGCCGAGGAGTTCGATGGCATCCATTGCGTCGGCGCCCCCATCTTCGACTACACGAACCATCCGGTGGCGGCGATGTGGATCAGCGGGGCTAGCGTGGTGATTCCGGGCGAAAAGTTCGGGGAATGCGGGCCGCTCGTTAAAACGGCGGCCTTGCGTATTTCGGAACGGTTGGGCTATTTAAAGGAATAG